The following is a genomic window from Ancylomarina subtilis.
GGTTGTGGATATGCTACAGGGGATTCCATCCATTGTACTGGGGGTTATTGCCTACATCTGGATTGTGAAACCCGTAACTTCAGGTTTCTCTGCTCTCGCAGGTAGCGTTGCTCTGTCAATCATGATGCTTCCCTCAATAATCCGATCGACGGAAGAAACACTTAAGATGATCCCGTCCACCTTAAAGGAAGCGGCCTTGTCATTGGGTGTGCCCTATCACAGAACTATATTTAAAGTATTACTGCCAACTGGTATGAGTGGTATTAGTACCGGAATTATACTTGGGATTTCGCGAATTGCGGGAGAAACAGCGCCACTCATGCTGACCGCTTTGGGTAGCTCAGCAATTAATCTGGATATCACACAACCGAGTAGTGCTATTCCTTTACTTGTGTGGGAGTTTTACAACGATCCCAATTTGATCGATCTGATATGGGGCGCCTCTCTAGTTTTACTACTTATAATTTTTCTTTTAAATCTCGGAGCTAAAGCAATTGTCAAAAAATGGAAAGTACAATACTAAATAAAAAGGAAGACCGAATCATCAAAGTTGATTCACCTCTTCTGAACATCGATCAGCTTTCAGTTTCATACGGAGGCGATAAGTATTCGATTAACAAGGTTTCTGCAGGCATTCAAAAAAATAAAATCACGGCTATCATGGGCCCATCGGGTTGTGGAAAAAGTACGCTCCTGAGGGCAATCAACCGAATGCACGAACTTTATCCCGATACGCATCACAAAGGTTCTGTCACACTTGACGGTGAAGATATCTATAAAATTAATCCGATTGAGTTAAGACGAAAAATTGGAATGGTTTTTCAACGCCCCAATCCTTTCCCAACCATGAGCATTTACGACAATGTGATTGCTGCCTATATCTTAAATGGGATTAAACTAAAACGATCAGAGAAAGATCAGATTGTTGAAAAATCTTTACGAGAAGTTGGCCTTTGGGACGAAACCAAAGATGCCCTGCACAAAAGAGGCACCTTTTTATCAGGTGGGCAACAACAACGCTTGTGCATTGCAAGAGCTTTGGCCTATGCCCCTGAGGTGATTCTACTGGATGAACCCACTTCGGCTCTGGATCCTATCGCCACGGCTAAAATAGAAGATTTGCTTGTCGAGCTAAAAAAGAAATATACCATTGTTTTAGTCACTCATAATATGGCTCAAGCAGCCCGTATATCGGACTATTCAATGTTTATGTACATTGGTGAATTGGTAGAATATGGTAAAACCAAAAACATGTTTACAACACCAAAAGACGAACGTACAGAGGCCTACCTGACAGGTAAATTTGGTTGATTTATCAGTCCTAAAAAGTACCAACATTAAAACATTCTATCATGTCGATAAAAAAAGATAAAAAGTTCGAAGGGATCAATAAAGATTTCCATAAGATGAAGTCAATCCTCTACCAGCAATTCGATACTTTGGAAAATGTCATTCTGGAGGGTTTAGATTCTCTTTCGGAAAAAGATCTGGAACAATTTTCAAAAAATGAAAAATGTCTGGATCAAATTGAACTCAAGATGAGCCATAACATCATTCAAACAATCGGGCTGCAACAACCTATGGCAAGCGAGTTGCGTCAGTTGATTTCTTATTTAAGAATGTTGGATGATATGGAGCGAATTGGTGATCAATTGAATAATATTCTGCATTTTTTCATGGGATTAACCCCATCGCAATTGCCGGAAAATCAGAAAGAGTCCATACACAGCATGTATGACATGAGTTTGATCATGGTGAGAAAGGCTTTGGATTCTTTTGAAAACGAAGACCACGAAATAGCAATATGGACCATCAAAAATGATGAAGTCGTTGACGATATGCAACGAAAGCTGATCAATCGCATGCTTCGAAAAAGCACACCTCCTAACGTTGCCATCGAAGATGTGACAAATATTCTCAATTTTGGGAGCATTTTAAACAGCATCGAACGTATTGCGGATAATGCTACAAATATTGCTGAAGCGTCAATCTATTATCAGGATGGGACTGATCTGCGTCATAAAGACCTTCCGGAACAATAACGCACAGATAACCCTATATATATACAAAGTTTAATAGCGTCTTATTCACACAGAATAAGGCGCTATTTGCATAAAAAAACAGAATCATCATTCAAAAATAAGGCGCTGAATAAACAATGCGACATTGCGGTCAGATTAAAAGCAAAACAGTTTATTATTTGTAATAATTGATTTAGTTTTGAGTTTCAAATAGAAGAAATCAGATAAACTTAACACTTATATCAATAAACCAATATTATGAATCAGGAAAAACAACAAGCTCAGGAACTGATCGATTTCATACATCGCAGCCCGAGTACATATCATGCCGTCAATAATGTCAGAGAAGAATTAATCGAAGCCGGTTTCGAGGAATTAGATCTTCGGGAAGAATGGTCAATCAATAAAGGAGGCAAATACTTTACCGGGAAAAATGGATCAGCCATTTTCGCATTTACCGTTGGAGAAGGCGAAATTGAAGAGGAAGGTTTTCAACTAATCTGTGCACACAGCGATGCACCCGGATTTAAGATCAAACCCAATCCGGAAATCACCGTTGAGGGCAATTACATCAAACTGAACACTGAGGTTTATGGTGCTCCAATTCTAAGTACCTGGATGGATCGTCCCTTATCAATTGCTGGTCGTGTTTGTGTAGAATCAAATGATCCACTTAATCCTGAACAACTATTTGTAAAAATTGATCGTCCCTTAATGGTCATCCCAAATCTGGCTATTCATTTAA
Proteins encoded in this region:
- the pstA gene encoding phosphate ABC transporter permease PstA produces the protein MNSLNSISKQKLKWRIFNDKLFSIVMMTLAFVSALPLLSILFQLVKKGYKQIRLNFFIEVAPDTMQAMMAKANHEIIPGGIANGIVGTLIIVGLASLIAIPLGLICGIYLSETSKGKMANAVRLVVDMLQGIPSIVLGVIAYIWIVKPVTSGFSALAGSVALSIMMLPSIIRSTEETLKMIPSTLKEAALSLGVPYHRTIFKVLLPTGMSGISTGIILGISRIAGETAPLMLTALGSSAINLDITQPSSAIPLLVWEFYNDPNLIDLIWGASLVLLLIIFLLNLGAKAIVKKWKVQY
- the pstB gene encoding phosphate ABC transporter ATP-binding protein PstB; amino-acid sequence: MESTILNKKEDRIIKVDSPLLNIDQLSVSYGGDKYSINKVSAGIQKNKITAIMGPSGCGKSTLLRAINRMHELYPDTHHKGSVTLDGEDIYKINPIELRRKIGMVFQRPNPFPTMSIYDNVIAAYILNGIKLKRSEKDQIVEKSLREVGLWDETKDALHKRGTFLSGGQQQRLCIARALAYAPEVILLDEPTSALDPIATAKIEDLLVELKKKYTIVLVTHNMAQAARISDYSMFMYIGELVEYGKTKNMFTTPKDERTEAYLTGKFG
- a CDS encoding phosphate signaling complex PhoU family protein: MSIKKDKKFEGINKDFHKMKSILYQQFDTLENVILEGLDSLSEKDLEQFSKNEKCLDQIELKMSHNIIQTIGLQQPMASELRQLISYLRMLDDMERIGDQLNNILHFFMGLTPSQLPENQKESIHSMYDMSLIMVRKALDSFENEDHEIAIWTIKNDEVVDDMQRKLINRMLRKSTPPNVAIEDVTNILNFGSILNSIERIADNATNIAEASIYYQDGTDLRHKDLPEQ